GCTGCCGTCGGGTGAGGGGCTGCTCGGCTTCTGGACCCGCAAGCCGATCGGCGTGGTGGTGGGCATCGCGGGCTTCAACTACCCGCTGCTGCTCGCCGCGCACAAGCTCGCGCCGTCGCTGGCCGCCGGCTGCCCGGTCATCGCCAAGCCCGCCCCGCAAACGCCGCTGGCCACCCTGTGGCTGGTGCACCTCCTCCGCGAGGCGCTTCGCGTCGGCGGCGCGCCGGAGGCCGCGGTGCAACTGGTGACCGGAGGCCCCGAGGTGGGCGTGGCGCTGACCACCGACCGCCGGATCGGGGCGGTGTCCTTCACCGGTTCCGCCGCCGTGGGACACCAGATCGCCCGGGACGCGGCACCCACCAAAGTGCTGCTCGAACTCGGCTCCAACGCCGCCTTGGTGGTGGCCGCCGACGCCGACCTCGACGCCGCCGCCGACGCGGTGGTGCGCGGCGGGTACTACGCGTCGGGCCAGGCATGCATCAGTGTGCAGCGGGTCATCGTGGTGGACGCCGTGCGCAAGGAGTTCGTGGCCCGCTTGACGGAGCGAGTGTCCCAAGTGGTCGTGGGCGATCCCCGCGATCCGGCGACGAGAGTCTCGGCACTCATCGACAAGCGGTCGACCGAGCGGGTGTGCGCGTGGCTGGAAGAGGCGGTGGAGGCGGGGGCGTCACTGGCGGCCGGAGGCAGGGTCACCGACGGGGTGATGGAGCCCGCTGTGCTGCTCGACGTGGACCGCGGCCTGCCCCTCTGGGACGAGGAAGTCTTCGGCCCCGTGGTCGCGGTACGGTCCGTCCCCGATCTGGAGACGGCCTTCGACCTGGTCAACGAATCGCGCTACGGACTGCACGCGAGCGTCTACACCAGCGCCCTCGACACGGCGTTCGCCGCTCTCGACCGCCTGGAGGTGGGCGGAGTGGTCGTCAATGAGGTTCCCGGCTTCCGTTCCGACGTCATGCCGTACGGCGGCGTGAAGGACTCCGGGGCAGGAAGGGAGGGCCCGAGGTTCGCCATCGAAGAACTCACCGTGACCCGTATGGCAGTGATCCGTCCGACGACAACGAAGCCGTGAGGACCATGCAAGCAGAGAACCGCACCTATGCAGTGGACACGTACTCACGCCTGTTCAGGCTCGACGGCCGCAGGGCTGTCGTGGTGGGCGCGGGCAGCGGCATCGGCCGCGAGAGCGCGCTGGCCCTCGCCGCGCACGGCGCCACGGTGGTGTGCGCCGACCGTGACCTGACGGCGGCCACGGCCACGGCGTCGATGGGGCCGGGCCTTTCGGCGTACGCCCTCGACGTGCTCGACGGCGAGGCGGTCGCGCGTGCCGCCGAGGAACTCGGACCCGTCGACGTGCTCGTCTTCACCGCCGCGACGAACGTACGCAAGTCCTTGCTCGACTACACGACGGAGGAATTCGAGCGGGTCGTGGCACTCAATCTGCGCGCCTCCTTCGACCTGGTGCGAGCGTTCGGCCGTGGCATGGCCGAACGCGGCAGCGGAAGCATCATCGGCTTCAGTTCGATTCGCGCGGTGGCCGTCGAGCCGGGACAGGGGGTGTACGCGGCCACGAAGGCCGGCCTCGTCCAGCTGCTGCGGACCGCGGCGGCCGAGCTGGGCCCGTCGGGTGTGCGGGTGAACACCGTCGCCCCGGGCGTCGTGGAGACACCGCTCACCGCGCAGATCAGGGCCGTGCCGGAATGGTCGGAGGCCTATGCGGCCAAGAGCGCCCTTGGCCGCTGGTCCCGGCCCGACGAGCTGGCCGGCGCCGTCGTCTACCTCGCCTCGGACGCGTCGTCCTTCGTCACGGGGAGCCAGCTTTTCGTGGACGGAGGCTGGACGGCGATCGACGGACGCTATACGCCGCCCAACTGACCGGAGGTCGGGCGGTCCGGAGCAGCCCTCCCCGGCCCCATCTCCGTCACACGCGAGCTCACCGGTTCTCGCCGTCCCGGTCCGGCAACGTGCCGGTGCGGGCCACGTCGGCGTACCACCGCGCGCTGGCCTTGGGGATGCGCTTGCCGGTCGGATAGTCGACGTAGACGGCACCAAAGCGCTTGCTGTAGCCGTAGCCCCACTCGAAGTTGTCCAGCAGGGACCACAGGAAGTAGCCCCGCACGTCGACACCGGCCACGATCGCCCGCTGCACGGCCGACAGGTGGCCGTGCAGGTAGGCGATGCGGTCAGGGTCGGCCACCTCGCCCTCCGGGTTGACGTAGTCGTCGAACGCGGCCCCGTTCTCGGTGATCATCAGAGGCATCGCGGGGAAGTCCGCCTTGAGTCGCACCAGCAGGTCGTACAGACCGCTGGGGTCGACCGCCCAGCCCATCGCGGTGGTACTGCCCGGAGGACGGTGGAAGGCGACGCTGTCGGCGCCGGGCCAGGGACTGTGCTCGCTCATCCCGTGGCCGTCGGCGCCGTGGCCGGCCTCGCCGGTGGCGGCGGAAACGAGTGTGGGTGTGTAGTAGTTGACGCCCAGGAAGTCCAGCGGCTGGTGGATCGTGGCGGTGTCGCCGTCCCGTACGAAGGACCAGTCGGTCAGGCTCGTCGTGTCCTGGAGGAGATCCTGGGGGTACTGGCCCTCCAGCACAGGGCCGGTGAAGATCCGGTTGGCCAGTGCGTCGATCCGCCGGGCCGCGTCGAGGTCCTCGGCCGCCTCGGTCAGCGCGCGGACGTGGTGGATGTTGAGCGTGATGGACGCCTGCGCCCGGGCGGGCAGTTCGGCGCGCAGCGCCTGAACGGCCTTGCCGTGGGCGAGGTTGAGGTGGTGCGCCGCGCGCAGGGCCGCGACCGGGTCGGTGCGCCCGGGCGCGTGGACACCCGAGCCGTATCCGAGGAAGGCGCTGCACCAGGGCTCGTTGAGGGTGATCCAGGTCTTCACCCGGTCCCCCAGCGCACGGGCCGCCAGCGTCGCGTAGTCGGCGAACCGGTCGGCGGTGGCGCGCTCCGGCCAGCCTCCGGCGTCCTCCAGCTCCTGGGGCAGGTCCCAGTGGTAGAGGGTGACCACCGGTTCGATGCCCTTCTCCAGCAGTGCGTCGGTCAGGGCGCGGTAGAAGTCGAGCCCCTTCTCGACGGCCGGGCCGCGGCCGGTCGGCTGCACACGCGGCCACGACAGGGAGAACCGGTAGGCGCTGACGCCCAGGTCGGCCATGATCGCGACGTCCTCGCGCCAGCGATGGTAGTGGTCGGTGGCGACGTCACCGGTGTCGCCGTTGCGCACCCTGCCGGGCGTGTGCGAGAGGTGTCCCAGATCGAAGGCGTGCGTCCGTCCACGGAGGCGGCACCCTCGATCTGGTACGCGGCGGTCGCCGTGCCCCAGGTGAATCCCTGCGGGAACGTGATGCCGGTGGTGTTCTCCGGGGCGGGCGCGACACGTCGGGCAGCGGTGGTCACGTGGGTCCTTCCAGATGCAACTGCGGGGCGGGAGCGGCGAAGTGTGGTGGCGGACAGCGTCGAAGGGCCGCGGCACCGGGGGGACGGCGGGGCGCTCATCCCTTGACCGCTCCCTGCATGATTCCGCCGACGATCTGGCGGCCGAAGACGATGAACATGGCGAGCAGGGGCAGCGTGCCGAGCAGGGCGCCGGCCATGATCAGCGACTGGTCGCGCACGTATCCCGCGCTCAGCTGGGTGAGCGCGACGGGGACCGTCGGATTGGTCATGTCGAGCACGATGAACGGCCAGAAGAAGTCGTTCCAGGCGTGCACGAACGTGATCATGAACAGCACGGCCATGGGAGGCCGGGCGATCGGCAGCACGATGCTCCAGAAGATGCGCAGGGAGTGCGCACCGTCCACCCGCCCGGCCTCGACGAGTTCGTCGGGCAGGGCCTCGGCCAGGTACTGCCGCATGAAGAACACCCCGACGGCGCTGACGAGCGTGGGGAAGATGACGGCGGGCAGCTTCTGGCCCCAGCCCAGCTCGGTCATCATCATGAACAGCGGTACGAGGCCGAGTTGGGGCGGCACCATCATCGTGCCGATGACGAGCATGAGCAGGATGTTGCGGCCCTTGAAGCGGAGTTTGGCGAACGCGAAGCCGGCGAGGGTGGCGAACAGCACCGTGGACAGGGCGATCACGCCGGCCACGATCAGGCTGTTGAGCATGGCTTTGCCCAGAGCGGCGTCCTGCCATGCCTTGCCGAGGTTCTCCAGAAGGTGGGGTCCGGGCAGGAACGGCGGAGGCGTCTGGGTGACGCGCGTGTTGTCGGTCGACGCCGCGACCATCGTCCAGTAGAGCGGGAAGAGAGAGAACACCGCCGCGAGTCCCAGCAGGATGTAGGCGACGGGACCCGCGTGGTGCTGACGTCCGGCACGCGGATGCGGGAACAGTCGTCGGCGCCGTCCGGCGGACGGGTTGCCCTTGCCGGTTTTCCGCGCGGTTTCGGGGCGTGCGTCCGCTGCCTGGACCGGGATGCTGTCTGTGGTCATGGAAATCTCCGGTCAGGCCTTGCGCGCTACGACGCGCTTGACGACTCGTTGGACGACGAACTCAGCCACGTACACTCCGACAACGCGGGCGGAGCCGCGATGGCCGTCAGCCACCTGCTCGCACGAGGGCGGCGGACCGTCACCACGATCAGCGGTCCCCTCGACATGGACGTAGCGCGCAGCCGGCTCCAGGGCTGGCGGGAGGCCCTCGAAAAGGCAGGCCACGAGGTCACCGATCGACTCGTGGCCTCGGCCGACTTCACCGAGGAGGGCGGCGAGGCCGCCATGCGTTCACTCCTTGAACGAGTTCCCGAGCTCGACGCCGTGTTCGTCGCCTCGGACGTCATGGCGGTGGGGGCGTTGGCGGAGTTGCGCAGGCAGAAGCGGAGCGTCCCCGACGACGTGGCGGTGG
The nucleotide sequence above comes from Streptomyces sp. NL15-2K. Encoded proteins:
- a CDS encoding aldehyde dehydrogenase family protein; this translates as MHEHASGDSPVRREFPEGLPIGDTWVEAPAAEDVRFPYDGTLVARAPVGDADLARQAVDAAVAVRERVGRLPSHTRRAALLATHEAIASRRADFERLLVLETGKPLVDCRVEVDRTLLTLLTAAEEVARLHGETVPLDLLPSGEGLLGFWTRKPIGVVVGIAGFNYPLLLAAHKLAPSLAAGCPVIAKPAPQTPLATLWLVHLLREALRVGGAPEAAVQLVTGGPEVGVALTTDRRIGAVSFTGSAAVGHQIARDAAPTKVLLELGSNAALVVAADADLDAAADAVVRGGYYASGQACISVQRVIVVDAVRKEFVARLTERVSQVVVGDPRDPATRVSALIDKRSTERVCAWLEEAVEAGASLAAGGRVTDGVMEPAVLLDVDRGLPLWDEEVFGPVVAVRSVPDLETAFDLVNESRYGLHASVYTSALDTAFAALDRLEVGGVVVNEVPGFRSDVMPYGGVKDSGAGREGPRFAIEELTVTRMAVIRPTTTKP
- a CDS encoding SDR family oxidoreductase — protein: MQAENRTYAVDTYSRLFRLDGRRAVVVGAGSGIGRESALALAAHGATVVCADRDLTAATATASMGPGLSAYALDVLDGEAVARAAEELGPVDVLVFTAATNVRKSLLDYTTEEFERVVALNLRASFDLVRAFGRGMAERGSGSIIGFSSIRAVAVEPGQGVYAATKAGLVQLLRTAAAELGPSGVRVNTVAPGVVETPLTAQIRAVPEWSEAYAAKSALGRWSRPDELAGAVVYLASDASSFVTGSQLFVDGGWTAIDGRYTPPN
- a CDS encoding carbohydrate ABC transporter permease, which translates into the protein MTTDSIPVQAADARPETARKTGKGNPSAGRRRRLFPHPRAGRQHHAGPVAYILLGLAAVFSLFPLYWTMVAASTDNTRVTQTPPPFLPGPHLLENLGKAWQDAALGKAMLNSLIVAGVIALSTVLFATLAGFAFAKLRFKGRNILLMLVIGTMMVPPQLGLVPLFMMMTELGWGQKLPAVIFPTLVSAVGVFFMRQYLAEALPDELVEAGRVDGAHSLRIFWSIVLPIARPPMAVLFMITFVHAWNDFFWPFIVLDMTNPTVPVALTQLSAGYVRDQSLIMAGALLGTLPLLAMFIVFGRQIVGGIMQGAVKG